A genomic segment from Mus musculus strain C57BL/6J chromosome 13, GRCm38.p6 C57BL/6J encodes:
- the Zfp273 gene encoding zinc finger protein 273: MEDPLSFTDVSIDFSADECECLDSAQWNLYKEVMLENYSNLVFLGLAFSKPYLVTFLEQSSDPWSMKRKESAAIHLGSKPHKCKECGKAFDRNSVLIQHQRIHTGERPYKCEECGKSFNYSSSLKQHQRIHTGEKPYKCEVCGKAFNCSSYLGKHQRIHTGEKRYRCEECGKPFTNCSGLIVHRRVHTGEKPYKCEECGKAFSVRTTLSKHQRIHTGEKPYKCDECGKTFNVHSTLSKHQRIHTGEKPYKCEECGMAFNVRCILSKHQRTHTGEKPYKCKECGKAFNCSSSLHQHQQIHRGEKLYKCDDCGQAFSCSSYLYKHRRIHTGMKPYKCKECGKAFYCSVNLIYHQRIHTGEKPYKCNECGKAFSICSTFLKHQRIHSGEKPYKCKECEKAFNNCYNLIQHQRIHTGEKPYKCKDCGKAFNYTSSLAQHERIHTGEKPYKCEECGKAFNSSSNLKHHWRLHTGEKPYKCEQCGKAFKNCSGFTRHYRIHTRENSD; this comes from the exons ATGGAG gaCCCTCTGTCATTCACAGATGTGTCCATTGATTTCTCTGCAGATGAGTGTGAATGTCTGGACTCTGCTCAGTGGAATTTGTATAAGGAAGTGATGTTGGAGAATTACAGCAACCTTGTGTTCCTGG GTCTTGCTTTCTCCAAGCCATACCTGGTCACATTTCTGGAGCAGAGTTCAGATCCGTGGAGCATGAAGAGGAAAGAATCAGCGGCCATCCATCTAG GATCAAAACCCCATAAATGTAAAGAGTGTGGAAAGGCCTTTGATAGGAACTCAGTCCTTATTCAACatcaaagaattcatactggagagagacCCTACAAATGTGAAGAATGTGGCAAATCATTTAATTATTCTTCCAGCCTTAAACAACaccaaagaattcatactggagagaaaccctacaaatgtgaaGTGTGTGGCAAAGCTTTTAACTGTTCTTCATATCTGGGTAAGCATCAAAgaatccatactggagagaaacgaTACAGATGTGAAGAATGTGGTAAACCTTTTACTAATTGTTCAGGACTTATTGTTCACCGAAGagtacatactggagagaaaccctacaaatgtgaaGAATGTGGCAAGGCCTTTAGTGTTCGCACAACACTCTCTAAACATCAgagaattcacactggagagaaaccttacaaatgtgatgAATGTGGAAAGACTTTTAATGTACACTCAACACTTTCTAAACACCAgagaattcacactggagagaaaccttacaaatgtgaagAATGTGGCATGGCCTTTAATGTTCGCTGCATTCTTTCTAAGCACCAGCGAACTCATACTGGGGAGAAACCGTACAAATGTAAAGAATGTGGCAAAGCATTTAACTGTTCTTCCAGCCTTCACCAACACCAACAGATTCATAGGGGAGAGAAACTCTATAAGTGTGATGACTGTGGGCAGGCCTTTAGCTGTTCATCATATCTGTATAAGCATCGTCGAATCCATACTGGCATGAAACCCTACAAATGCAAGGAATGTGGCAAGGCCTTTTACTGTTCTGTAAATCTTATTTACCACcagagaattcatactggagagaaaccatataaatgtaatgagtgtgggaaagcctttagcATTTGCTCAACGTTTTTGAAACACCAGCGAATACACAGTGGAGAAAAACCCTATAAATGCAAAGAATGTGAGAAGGCCTTTAAtaattgttataatctaattcaacaccaaagaattcatactggagagaaaccctacaaatgtaaagaCTGTGGCAAAGCCTTTAATTATACTTCAAGCCTTGCTCAACATGAaagaattcacactggagagaaaccctacaaatgtgaaGAATGTGGCAAGGCCTTTAACTCTTCCTCAAATCTTAAACACCATTGGAGACTCCATACTGGtgagaagccttacaaatgtgaacaatgtgggaaagcctttaaaAACTGCTCAGGCTTTACTCGACACTATAGAATTCATACTAGAGAAAACTCAGATTAG